One genomic region from Euzebya tangerina encodes:
- a CDS encoding ABC transporter ATP-binding protein codes for MATVTLDNITKQYPNGAIAVRGLNLDIDDGEFVVLVGPSGCGKSTALRMVAGLEDISDGTLTIGGSVVNDVAPRNRDIAMVFQNYALYPHMSVGKNMAYPLKIAGMGSSEIEQRVTKAAETLQLGEFLDRKPGQLSGGQRQRVAMGRAIVREPSVFLMDEPLSNLDAKLRVYMRSEIGRIHSSLKTTTIYVTHDQVEAMTMGDRVVVLKDGLLQQFDTPRNLYNNPANLFVAGFIGSPAMNVFETTVTVEDEQVRLNVGSQTITSDQDLLNKRPEFAAHDGRRLIAGIRPENLHDATLRSGDEPTITGTAELVEALGSEVICHMDVGITAVDTGDPDREDVHAGQPTLMIGSLHGLSTVQAGDQVEIAVEMDRLHFFDPQTGEVV; via the coding sequence ATGGCAACCGTGACCCTTGACAACATCACCAAGCAGTACCCGAACGGCGCCATCGCCGTCCGCGGGCTGAACCTCGACATCGACGATGGCGAGTTCGTCGTCCTCGTCGGCCCCAGTGGGTGCGGCAAGTCGACGGCGCTGCGCATGGTCGCAGGCCTCGAGGACATCTCCGACGGAACCCTGACCATCGGCGGCAGCGTCGTCAACGACGTCGCTCCTCGGAACCGGGACATCGCCATGGTGTTCCAGAACTACGCCCTGTACCCGCACATGAGCGTGGGCAAGAACATGGCGTATCCGCTGAAGATCGCGGGCATGGGGTCCTCCGAGATCGAGCAGCGGGTCACGAAGGCAGCCGAGACGCTCCAGCTGGGCGAGTTCCTCGACCGCAAGCCCGGTCAGCTCTCCGGTGGTCAGCGCCAGCGCGTGGCGATGGGACGGGCCATCGTCCGCGAGCCGTCGGTGTTCCTCATGGACGAGCCGCTGTCGAACCTGGACGCAAAGCTCAGGGTGTACATGCGCTCCGAGATCGGGCGCATCCACTCCTCCCTCAAGACCACCACGATCTACGTCACCCACGACCAGGTCGAGGCCATGACGATGGGTGACCGGGTCGTCGTGCTGAAGGACGGCCTGCTGCAGCAGTTCGACACGCCCCGGAACCTCTACAACAACCCGGCGAACCTGTTCGTCGCCGGGTTCATCGGCTCACCGGCGATGAACGTCTTCGAGACCACGGTGACGGTCGAGGACGAGCAGGTTCGCTTGAACGTCGGGTCCCAGACCATCACCTCCGATCAGGACCTGTTGAACAAGCGGCCGGAGTTCGCGGCGCACGACGGCCGCCGTCTCATCGCGGGCATTCGGCCGGAGAACCTGCACGACGCCACCCTGCGCAGCGGTGACGAGCCGACGATCACGGGCACGGCCGAACTGGTCGAAGCCCTCGGGTCGGAGGTCATCTGCCACATGGACGTCGGCATCACCGCCGTGGACACCGGCGATCCGGACCGTGAGGACGTCCACGCCGGCCAACCGACGCTGATGATCGGTAGCCTGCACGGCCTATCAACCGTGCAGGCGGGCGACCAGGTCGAGATCGCCGTCGAGATGGACCGGCTGCACTTCTTCGACCCCCAGACAGGCGAGGTCGTGTGA